Part of the Tetragenococcus koreensis genome, TTTAGTATTTTTCTTATGGAAATTGAGCAAAATTGTTATGCTATTTTAAATAAACGAATAGGAGTAGGTTATTAATGAAAAAAACAAAAATCGTTAGTACGTTAGGACCAGCTAGTAATTCGATCGATACGATCACAAAATTGATTGAAGCCGGTGCGAATGTTTTCCGTTTCAACTTTTCTCACGGTGATCACGACGAACATTTAGACCGAATGGACAAAGTCCGTCAAGCTGTCGAAAAGACTGGAATAGATGTAGGGATTCTTCTAGATACAAAAGGTGCTGAAATTCGCACAACCCCCCAAGCAACTGAAACAGGTAAAATTCCATTTGAAATTGGCGATGCTGTACGTATTGCTATGGATCCAGATCTAGAAGGTACGAAAGAAAAAATCTCTGTGACCTATGAAGGACTTTATGATGACGTTCATGAAGGAGGTCATATTTTATTCGATGATGGTTTAATTGACATGTTGATCTTAGAAAAAGATGACACCAATCGGGAACTAGTTACCGAAGTTCAAAACCCAGGTATTTTAGGCTCACGTAAAGGTGTTAACGCACCTGGCGTTTCCATCAGCTTACCAGGAATTACTGATAAAGATGCCGATGATATCCGTTTTGGCTTAAAACATGATATCAACTATATCGCAGCAAGCTTTGTCCGCAAAGCTCAAGATGTATTGGATATACGAGAAATTTTAGAAGACACTGGAATGACTCACGTTCAAATTTTCCCTAAAATTGAATCACAAGAAGGTATCGACAACATCGATGAAATCTTGAAAGTTTCAGATGGTATTATGGTTGCTCGTGGTGATATGGGTGTTGAAATTCCTTCTGAATTAGTTCCAATGGTGCAAAAAGATATCATCAAAAAATGTAATGCTGCAGGAAAATCAGTTATTACAGCTACTCAAATGCTAGAATCAATGCAAGAAAATCCACGTCCAACTCGCGCAGAAGCTTCAGACGTTGCCAATGCAGTGTTTGACGGAACCGATGCAACGATGCTTTCAGGAGAATCAGCTAACGGAAGCTATCCGGTTGAAGCTGTTACAACTATGGCACGTATTGACGTAGAGGCAGAAAAATCGATGCTACGTCTTGGTTCTTACCAAATTAACCAATTCGACAAAACAGATGTGACGGAAACAATTGGTCTTTCCGTAGCACGTGCAGCTAAAAATTTAGGTGTTAAATGTATTGTGGCTGCTACAGAATCCGGTCACACTGCCAAAATGATCTCTAAATATCGTCCAGATGCTGATATTTTAGCTGTAACTTTTGATGAACATACAAAACGTGGTTTGATGTTAAATTGGGGCGTTTATCCAACAGTGACAGAAAAGCCTAGTACAACTGATGA contains:
- the pyk gene encoding pyruvate kinase is translated as MKKTKIVSTLGPASNSIDTITKLIEAGANVFRFNFSHGDHDEHLDRMDKVRQAVEKTGIDVGILLDTKGAEIRTTPQATETGKIPFEIGDAVRIAMDPDLEGTKEKISVTYEGLYDDVHEGGHILFDDGLIDMLILEKDDTNRELVTEVQNPGILGSRKGVNAPGVSISLPGITDKDADDIRFGLKHDINYIAASFVRKAQDVLDIREILEDTGMTHVQIFPKIESQEGIDNIDEILKVSDGIMVARGDMGVEIPSELVPMVQKDIIKKCNAAGKSVITATQMLESMQENPRPTRAEASDVANAVFDGTDATMLSGESANGSYPVEAVTTMARIDVEAEKSMLRLGSYQINQFDKTDVTETIGLSVARAAKNLGVKCIVAATESGHTAKMISKYRPDADILAVTFDEHTKRGLMLNWGVYPTVTEKPSTTDDMFELATKKTLELGFAQEGDLILITAGVPVGERGTTNVMKIQMIGSKLIEAQGVGGHSVVANTVVAKTAEEAVAKAKDGMVLVVPSTDKEYMPAIEKAAALVVEEGGLTSHAAVVGVAQDLPVIVGAQDALNVIKEGELVTIDPRRGIVYRGETMAI